One segment of Actinomyces sp. 432 DNA contains the following:
- a CDS encoding lysylphosphatidylglycerol synthase domain-containing protein, with protein MTDAPPPEDPDRVQATSPVGIPRIGVTPVVDKSDQAYPSPAATAVPRSTTLLVDAPERRLRRAEDLLDLVVAGLGLTFMVILAAYAHATTTGVTQDVQNALAVVLRRILVFPLQAVEGLLTFTVPVVVIMHSLLRRAWHTAGGALLAGAGGFALAWLSLHALDAWGPAILASGLTVTASGTARVGISTVFATLAGLLTGAGDRRSSPVIRYTWTAVWIVVGLAVLRSAITLPGAVISILLGRLPGLAVRYAFGVDDTRAHGIALVRALRRAGIDAVRVVRMDRAPDARAWTVETAAPLGYTERVRETPLTSPAVLDAKAGPADPQDAGTDPPASPQPEATAPIPPEDTSTIVPAHDVDLAAILAEASSAALTEGQLSAHRLYAVWDSAGVRRDVTVLDADRQVAGFLATLWDRVRVKGLSPERDLSVRSAAEHAALMILEAGRAGVRTPALVGIAEADESVVLVTDHVRGARALADLDEISDDVLSDLWDQVSRAHKAGLAHRELDSAAVVLDDSGAVWLLGWDSGETISSELSRRVDLAQVLALTASLTDVERAITAASRSLTTQQLASIAPMLQQVVLPAATREAMGRRGKVLQELRDALVDLTPTAHAEPAKLTRFSPRTVIMAIVGLVALWTLLARMNIEQITDAVAGANLWWILGALIFSLATYVGAGLALVAFSPVKLPLWKSTEVHLASSVVSLVAPAGVGGAAINLRFLARKGVPTAIGVATVALVQVVQFVVTVVLLIIVAATTGQSTSLTLPSGWVLVIAVALVAVVATALFIPKVRSWVWEKIEPTYRQVWPRLVWVMSNPGRLALGIGGTLLLSLSYILSFGASLWAFGHTLSFSVLAITYLAANTVGSVVPSPGGIGPVEVALTAGLVTAGVPNGVALSTAVVYRLVTFWVPIPVGWLSLHRLQRHGDL; from the coding sequence ATGACTGATGCCCCGCCCCCGGAGGACCCGGACCGCGTCCAGGCGACGTCACCGGTCGGAATCCCGCGCATCGGCGTCACCCCCGTCGTCGACAAATCAGACCAGGCCTACCCGAGCCCCGCCGCCACCGCGGTCCCCCGCTCGACGACGTTGCTGGTGGACGCTCCGGAGCGCCGCCTGCGGCGGGCAGAGGACCTGCTCGACCTGGTTGTCGCCGGGCTGGGCCTGACCTTCATGGTCATCCTGGCCGCTTACGCCCACGCCACCACCACCGGCGTCACCCAAGACGTGCAGAACGCCCTCGCCGTCGTGCTGCGCCGAATCCTCGTCTTCCCCCTCCAGGCCGTCGAGGGCCTGCTCACTTTCACCGTGCCGGTAGTGGTCATCATGCACAGCCTGCTGCGCCGCGCCTGGCACACCGCGGGCGGTGCGCTGCTGGCGGGAGCAGGCGGCTTCGCACTAGCCTGGCTGAGCCTGCACGCACTGGACGCCTGGGGCCCGGCCATCCTCGCCTCAGGCCTGACCGTGACCGCCTCCGGCACGGCCCGGGTCGGGATCTCCACGGTATTCGCCACCCTGGCGGGACTGCTCACAGGCGCCGGGGACCGCCGCTCCTCCCCTGTAATCCGCTACACCTGGACCGCCGTCTGGATCGTGGTAGGCCTAGCGGTTCTCCGCAGCGCGATCACGCTTCCGGGCGCCGTCATCTCTATTCTGCTGGGCCGCCTGCCGGGGCTGGCCGTACGCTATGCCTTCGGCGTCGATGACACGCGTGCCCACGGCATAGCCCTGGTGCGCGCGCTGCGCCGCGCTGGAATCGACGCCGTCCGCGTGGTGCGCATGGACCGTGCCCCCGACGCCCGCGCCTGGACGGTTGAGACCGCGGCACCGCTGGGCTACACCGAGCGCGTCCGCGAGACCCCGCTTACCAGCCCCGCCGTACTAGACGCCAAAGCCGGCCCCGCCGACCCCCAAGACGCGGGCACGGACCCACCCGCATCACCGCAGCCGGAAGCGACCGCCCCGATACCTCCGGAGGACACCTCCACCATCGTCCCCGCCCACGACGTCGATCTGGCCGCCATTCTGGCAGAGGCCTCCTCCGCCGCACTCACTGAGGGTCAGCTCTCAGCCCACCGGCTGTATGCCGTCTGGGACAGCGCGGGGGTGCGCAGGGACGTCACCGTCCTTGACGCCGACCGGCAGGTTGCCGGCTTCCTGGCTACCCTCTGGGACCGGGTGCGGGTGAAGGGGCTGTCGCCGGAACGGGATCTGTCCGTGCGCTCTGCGGCCGAGCATGCAGCCCTGATGATCTTGGAGGCGGGTCGCGCCGGCGTACGCACCCCCGCCCTGGTCGGCATAGCCGAAGCCGATGAGTCCGTGGTGCTGGTAACCGACCACGTCCGCGGCGCCCGTGCCCTGGCGGACCTCGATGAGATCAGCGATGACGTGCTGAGCGACCTTTGGGACCAGGTCAGCCGCGCCCACAAGGCCGGTCTGGCACACCGGGAACTAGACTCGGCCGCCGTCGTACTCGACGACTCAGGTGCTGTCTGGCTGCTCGGGTGGGACTCCGGGGAGACCATCTCCTCCGAGCTGTCCCGCCGGGTCGACCTCGCCCAAGTCCTGGCGCTGACGGCCTCCCTGACTGACGTGGAACGCGCTATCACCGCCGCCTCCCGTTCCCTGACCACTCAGCAGCTGGCCTCCATCGCCCCCATGCTGCAGCAGGTGGTGCTGCCGGCAGCCACCCGTGAGGCCATGGGCAGGCGCGGCAAGGTGCTCCAGGAACTGCGCGACGCCCTGGTGGACTTGACGCCGACGGCGCACGCAGAGCCCGCCAAGCTGACCCGCTTCTCCCCACGCACCGTCATCATGGCGATCGTGGGACTGGTGGCGCTGTGGACCCTGCTGGCCCGCATGAACATCGAGCAGATCACCGACGCCGTTGCCGGGGCGAACCTCTGGTGGATCCTCGGGGCGCTGATCTTCTCGCTGGCCACCTACGTCGGTGCCGGCCTGGCACTAGTGGCATTCAGCCCGGTAAAGCTGCCGCTGTGGAAGTCCACCGAGGTGCACCTGGCCTCCTCGGTAGTCTCACTAGTGGCGCCCGCGGGAGTCGGCGGCGCCGCGATCAACCTGCGCTTCCTGGCCCGCAAGGGCGTGCCGACCGCGATCGGTGTGGCCACCGTGGCCCTGGTGCAGGTGGTTCAGTTCGTTGTCACCGTTGTCCTGCTCATTATCGTCGCCGCCACGACCGGCCAGTCGACCAGCCTGACCCTGCCCAGCGGGTGGGTACTGGTGATCGCCGTCGCCCTGGTCGCCGTCGTCGCCACCGCTCTGTTCATCCCGAAGGTGCGCAGCTGGGTGTGGGAGAAGATCGAGCCGACCTACCGGCAGGTGTGGCCGCGGCTGGTGTGGGTCATGTCCAACCCGGGCCGGTTGGCGCTGGGCATAGGCGGCACGCTGCTGCTGAGCCTGAGCTACATCCTGTCATTCGGGGCGAGCCTGTGGGCGTTCGGGCACACGCTGTCCTTCTCGGTGCTGGCCATCACCTACCTGGCTGCGAACACCGTCGGGTCCGTGGTGCCCTCACCCGGCGGCATCGGCCCGGTGGAGGTGGCACTGACCGCGGGCCTGGTAACGGCAGGGGTTCCCAACGGCGTGGCGCTGTCAACCGCAGTCGTCTACCGCCTGGTCACCTTCTGGGTTCCCATCCCAGTCGGCTGGCTGAGCCT
- a CDS encoding plantaricin C family lantibiotic — MDAKFTSTPAAKSDLLDEITEQDYVTANGGFFPWLSRKLGNTGYVCTLTKECQRMCN; from the coding sequence ATGGACGCCAAGTTCACCTCCACCCCCGCCGCCAAGAGCGACCTGCTCGACGAGATCACCGAGCAGGACTATGTCACCGCGAACGGCGGATTCTTCCCCTGGCTGTCGCGAAAGCTCGGGAACACCGGCTACGTCTGCACCCTTACCAAGGAGTGCCAGAGGATGTGCAACTAG
- a CDS encoding class II lanthipeptide, LchA2/BrtA2 family, translating into MTHENLTGTYTASELEELNDISAYGGTTPSSWPCGIGITTTVCPTAACSSKCR; encoded by the coding sequence ATGACGCATGAGAACCTGACCGGCACCTACACCGCCTCCGAGTTGGAGGAGCTGAATGACATCAGCGCCTACGGCGGAACAACCCCCAGCTCCTGGCCCTGTGGTATTGGCATCACGACCACCGTCTGCCCCACCGCGGCGTGCTCGAGCAAGTGCCGGTGA
- the lanM gene encoding type 2 lanthipeptide synthetase LanM: MTTLDATDLFPELDAARLSDYLERMSEVSLPPSNPGGNIGPLILPPHQESKPFQHLYEAMEAATYHPEKEYAHRGDLLTAARRVRRRIVLDSFDGILTRPLVAILREARDQGELQAATPRGRYREFTGRLAANSSLIRSRFPVAWTMLTTVMRNTEDFLTELIQRLEQDWDAITSGLGIPPTDTVTNFETGGDCHHHGRRVTTITTSSGARFVYKPRSVDGEWAYEQIVSRLAPVIGHYPSAHVLRRNGYGYVEFVEADDGGKLVEVAEKVGGLSALFYVLGCNDLHAENVLLTADGPVPIDMETMLHPYVPNQDGGSATAPNEANRLLAQSVFGTGVLPMVVARPEDPDSYYDVGLLGPQEQVNGGAFRRHAVTNPFTDQMSVVLTKEQVGPEPERHRSTDLEEVRDCSDAFASAFTRTYRALMGSRETLINVVADCCSGLRLRYLHNPTQFYAQVLSTLTSPLSAGSAELARMLALRVGLTGTSHTRLITEEVSSLLEQDIPYFTTDTSKFHVLDAAGERALLPLDQAPIDTALERIRALDESDLARQLRLIRSAFCGIVPDESIAPTARPALTPRPATRAPGEDRLTLTDLAADIGGQIVGRMLTDTDPRRPMTWIGPLASVETARPWPPGVLGYDLYTGRLGTALALARAGRALSDTNLTRAASQVFEATIDMVSDIPEAASPVRGTYAGAVGVAWALWAAGKVLERPEWCRSSGDLLRHLWSSARPTDPADELDTISGVIASWRVSQMLGVTDLALDHDLDKALATVIDGSWKDTEVSRHSGFAHGTAGVLYTVAQHPQAQRYVPTLLEHLGTFWDEDSRNWYTASDHSHVNHGWCHGRAGVLLGLAAARLTQGLTYSHRAELTGLVADIATDGAAYNLTYCHGSLGDYDAARWLIDRGACADTSVLTRMEEVLTPQAIARKSCDPHSRYSLSDGLMVGIAGSLLHLAERIDPTIKVSPTTLEVYS; this comes from the coding sequence ATGACGACGCTGGACGCCACCGACCTCTTCCCAGAGCTCGACGCCGCACGCCTGAGCGATTACCTCGAGCGCATGAGCGAGGTCTCGCTCCCACCCTCCAACCCCGGTGGCAACATCGGTCCGCTCATTCTTCCTCCCCATCAGGAATCCAAGCCCTTCCAGCATCTGTACGAGGCCATGGAGGCCGCCACCTACCACCCTGAAAAGGAGTATGCCCACCGAGGCGATCTCTTGACTGCCGCCAGGCGCGTCCGGCGCCGAATCGTCCTCGACTCCTTCGACGGCATCCTCACCCGCCCCCTTGTCGCCATCCTCAGAGAGGCGCGCGATCAGGGGGAGCTGCAGGCGGCTACTCCGCGCGGCCGCTACCGCGAGTTCACCGGGCGCCTGGCCGCCAACTCGTCCCTCATTCGCTCGAGGTTTCCCGTTGCATGGACCATGCTGACTACTGTCATGAGGAACACCGAGGACTTCCTTACCGAACTCATCCAACGCCTTGAGCAAGACTGGGACGCGATCACTAGCGGGCTCGGCATCCCGCCCACCGACACCGTGACCAACTTTGAGACGGGAGGCGATTGCCACCACCACGGCCGTCGCGTCACCACTATCACCACCTCCAGCGGGGCTCGATTCGTCTACAAGCCTCGCTCGGTGGACGGCGAATGGGCCTACGAGCAGATCGTCTCCCGCCTGGCACCTGTCATTGGCCACTACCCCTCTGCTCACGTCCTCCGCAGAAACGGCTACGGCTACGTCGAGTTCGTCGAGGCTGACGACGGCGGCAAGCTGGTAGAGGTGGCTGAGAAGGTTGGCGGTCTGTCCGCCCTGTTCTACGTCCTGGGCTGCAACGACCTGCACGCGGAGAACGTCCTGCTCACCGCGGACGGCCCTGTCCCCATAGACATGGAGACCATGCTTCACCCCTACGTCCCCAATCAGGACGGAGGCAGCGCCACAGCCCCCAACGAGGCCAATCGACTACTCGCCCAGTCAGTGTTCGGTACAGGTGTCCTGCCTATGGTTGTCGCGCGCCCTGAGGACCCCGACTCCTACTACGACGTCGGCCTCCTCGGCCCGCAGGAGCAGGTCAACGGCGGGGCGTTCCGCCGCCACGCCGTCACCAACCCCTTCACGGATCAGATGTCCGTCGTCCTCACGAAAGAGCAGGTGGGGCCGGAGCCGGAGCGTCATCGCAGCACCGACCTGGAAGAGGTACGCGACTGCTCAGACGCCTTCGCCTCCGCCTTCACCCGAACCTACCGCGCTCTTATGGGCAGCCGCGAAACGCTGATCAACGTCGTCGCTGACTGCTGCTCGGGCCTGCGCCTGCGTTACCTCCACAACCCGACCCAGTTTTACGCTCAGGTCCTGTCCACACTCACCTCCCCGCTCTCCGCGGGCTCGGCCGAGCTCGCACGGATGCTGGCTCTACGCGTCGGCCTGACGGGTACTTCACATACGCGACTCATCACCGAGGAGGTGAGCAGCCTCCTGGAACAGGACATTCCCTACTTCACTACCGACACGAGTAAGTTCCACGTCCTCGACGCCGCCGGTGAACGAGCCCTCCTACCACTGGACCAGGCACCGATTGACACCGCGCTGGAACGGATCCGGGCACTGGACGAGTCCGACCTGGCCCGTCAACTGCGCCTCATCCGCTCAGCCTTTTGCGGAATCGTCCCCGACGAGTCCATCGCCCCGACGGCTCGCCCGGCGCTCACCCCCCGCCCGGCGACGCGAGCACCGGGTGAGGACCGCTTGACGCTCACTGACCTCGCGGCGGACATAGGCGGGCAGATCGTCGGTCGTATGCTCACCGACACCGACCCTCGCCGTCCGATGACGTGGATCGGCCCCCTAGCCTCGGTGGAGACGGCCCGACCCTGGCCCCCCGGCGTGCTGGGATACGACCTCTACACTGGCCGCCTGGGCACCGCCCTCGCCCTCGCCCGGGCAGGTCGTGCGCTCAGCGACACGAACCTGACCCGCGCAGCCTCCCAGGTCTTTGAGGCCACCATCGACATGGTGAGCGATATTCCTGAGGCCGCCTCCCCAGTACGAGGGACTTACGCGGGCGCCGTCGGCGTGGCGTGGGCCCTATGGGCGGCAGGAAAGGTCCTGGAGCGCCCCGAATGGTGCCGATCCAGCGGTGATCTCCTGCGCCACTTGTGGAGTAGCGCCCGTCCCACCGACCCGGCAGACGAGCTTGACACGATTAGCGGGGTCATCGCCTCCTGGCGTGTGAGCCAGATGCTCGGCGTCACGGACCTCGCACTCGACCACGACCTCGATAAGGCCCTGGCCACCGTCATTGACGGCAGCTGGAAGGACACGGAGGTCTCCCGGCACTCCGGCTTCGCCCATGGTACAGCCGGAGTCCTCTACACCGTTGCCCAGCACCCTCAGGCGCAGCGCTACGTACCGACGCTCTTGGAGCACTTGGGCACCTTCTGGGACGAAGACAGCCGCAACTGGTACACAGCCTCGGACCACAGCCATGTCAACCACGGCTGGTGCCACGGGCGCGCCGGTGTGCTCCTCGGCCTCGCAGCCGCCCGGCTCACCCAGGGCCTCACTTACTCCCACCGGGCCGAGCTGACAGGGCTGGTGGCCGATATCGCCACCGACGGAGCAGCGTACAACCTCACCTACTGCCATGGCTCGCTAGGTGACTACGACGCCGCCCGCTGGCTAATCGACCGCGGCGCATGCGCCGATACCTCCGTCCTGACCCGGATGGAGGAGGTCCTCACCCCACAGGCCATCGCCCGGAAGAGTTGCGATCCGCACAGCCGCTACTCCCTCAGTGATGGCCTGATGGTCGGGATCGCCGGCTCGCTCCTCCACCTGGCGGAACGCATCGACCCCACCATCAAAGTCTCGCCGACGACGCTGGAGGTCTACTCATGA
- a CDS encoding peptidase domain-containing ABC transporter → MRHRVPVRIQVSQTECGLACCLAVLEHLGCYRSFTDARRCLRPGRSGLSIIELQDYLRDNGCEARSYRAGTGRLTELPLPAIVFWEKSHFVVLEHLGRHRVGLMDPGLGRRTVSRAAFEESYSGVVLTATRGPGFQPRRRQPLHQWRLPGLTWDLDLASTGVIAATTVLTYLVTLVMPMITAHLVDQVTGAPAGAGMSARTLLLATAAAVVLYVAVEYVRTLATSRVVRRLGAGLMQTSFGHLLRLPLSYFATRVPGELMQRLAGVNYLRDTLSSQLVSSLFDLGTTVVVLGYIWVVSPQLGLAATAILVLLLTFLLLTRQPLSRAIDEEITALMEAQGVQYDAVSSIAQIKIGGYTTTMESKWRKEYDRSLTALHSRMRWQNGIVGSVSAAFQLFGPFTLLLYGTTLPTTSLGQAVAVSSLAATMLAGVSGLLGAYTDFITCSNHLDRLEDIIDTAAEPTGGGRSVISDGRIELENLSFRYANESVPVLDGVSLTIRDGEMTALVGQSGSGKTTLAKVLCSLYAPSSGQVRIGGHLLEDYDRDVLRRHIGYVPQDVTLHNGTLMENLALGSDIPEEEIVRRCRSLGFLDFIDSLPMGYYTQVSDLGANFSGGQRQRLAIARALLRHPRIMVLDEATSALDRLNEHRVNKVLRDLGCTRVVIAHRLETVRSADTIYVMDSGRVVEHGTHQSLIQANSIYAALYKKGAAA, encoded by the coding sequence ATGAGGCACCGAGTCCCCGTGCGCATCCAGGTCTCTCAGACCGAGTGCGGCCTAGCCTGCTGCCTGGCCGTTCTGGAGCACCTGGGCTGCTACCGCTCCTTCACTGACGCTCGTCGCTGCCTGCGACCGGGCAGGTCCGGACTATCCATCATCGAGCTGCAGGACTACCTGCGTGACAACGGCTGCGAGGCTCGCTCCTACCGGGCCGGAACCGGACGGCTGACAGAGCTGCCGCTGCCGGCGATCGTCTTCTGGGAGAAGTCCCACTTCGTCGTCCTGGAGCACCTCGGCCGCCACCGGGTCGGGCTCATGGACCCCGGCCTGGGCCGCAGGACGGTCTCACGTGCCGCCTTCGAGGAGAGCTACTCCGGCGTGGTCCTCACAGCCACACGAGGCCCCGGTTTCCAGCCTCGACGGCGCCAGCCGCTGCACCAATGGCGGCTGCCGGGGCTCACCTGGGACCTCGACCTGGCTAGCACGGGAGTCATCGCCGCGACGACGGTGTTGACCTACCTCGTCACCCTCGTCATGCCGATGATCACAGCCCATCTCGTCGATCAGGTGACCGGCGCACCCGCAGGTGCCGGGATGTCAGCCCGTACCCTCCTGCTCGCCACGGCAGCCGCAGTGGTGCTCTACGTCGCCGTGGAATACGTGCGCACCCTGGCTACCTCACGCGTCGTTAGGCGCCTGGGAGCCGGGCTCATGCAAACCTCCTTCGGGCACCTCCTGCGTCTGCCCCTGTCCTATTTCGCCACCCGCGTGCCCGGCGAGCTGATGCAGCGCCTCGCCGGCGTCAACTACCTGCGCGACACCCTGTCCAGCCAACTGGTCTCCTCCCTGTTCGACCTGGGAACAACCGTGGTCGTCCTCGGCTACATCTGGGTCGTCTCACCCCAGCTCGGCTTGGCCGCAACGGCGATCCTCGTCCTCCTCCTCACGTTTCTCCTCCTCACCCGCCAGCCTCTCAGTCGGGCTATCGACGAGGAGATCACCGCGCTCATGGAGGCTCAGGGGGTGCAGTACGACGCGGTCTCCTCCATCGCCCAGATCAAGATCGGCGGCTACACGACGACGATGGAAAGCAAGTGGCGCAAGGAGTACGACCGCTCCCTCACCGCCCTCCACAGCAGGATGCGCTGGCAGAACGGGATCGTGGGTTCGGTCAGCGCCGCGTTCCAACTCTTCGGCCCCTTCACCCTCCTGCTCTACGGCACGACGCTTCCCACGACCTCCCTGGGGCAGGCTGTGGCCGTCTCCTCCTTGGCCGCCACAATGCTCGCCGGCGTCTCAGGGCTGTTGGGCGCCTACACCGACTTCATCACCTGCTCCAATCACCTTGACCGCCTCGAGGACATCATTGATACCGCGGCCGAGCCGACGGGCGGTGGGCGCAGCGTCATCAGTGACGGCCGCATTGAGCTGGAGAACCTGTCCTTCCGCTACGCCAACGAATCCGTACCGGTGCTGGACGGGGTCAGCCTGACGATCCGCGATGGCGAGATGACTGCATTGGTGGGCCAGTCCGGCTCCGGCAAGACCACTCTGGCAAAAGTCCTGTGCAGCCTCTACGCCCCCTCCTCGGGACAGGTCCGCATTGGAGGCCACCTGCTTGAGGACTACGACCGGGACGTGCTGCGCCGGCACATCGGCTACGTCCCGCAGGACGTTACCCTCCACAACGGCACCCTTATGGAGAACCTGGCCCTCGGCAGCGACATACCCGAGGAGGAGATCGTCCGGCGCTGCCGCTCCCTGGGCTTCCTCGACTTCATCGACAGCCTCCCGATGGGCTACTACACCCAGGTGTCCGACCTCGGCGCGAACTTCTCCGGCGGACAGCGCCAGCGCCTCGCTATCGCCCGGGCGCTCCTGCGTCACCCCCGAATCATGGTGTTGGACGAGGCGACCAGCGCCCTGGACCGACTGAACGAGCACCGCGTCAACAAGGTCCTCCGCGACCTGGGGTGCACACGAGTCGTGATCGCCCACCGCCTGGAGACAGTCCGCTCCGCCGACACCATCTACGTCATGGACTCAGGCCGAGTCGTCGAGCACGGCACCCACCAGAGCCTCATCCAGGCCAACTCCATTTACGCCGCCCTCTACAAGAAAGGTGCCGCAGCATGA
- a CDS encoding DUF4135 domain-containing protein has protein sequence MTAPALPTTQTLTSAFDAFHPFLQTVTRQALQQTRASALAAHLIRSVQDKVLEEASRIWFRALLEEFHEFRDNAGLPMQAGSQEALRRYAAHLCREEVVADLRLRWPTADQLLRTRASMHVANASQLAQAWEEDRQHLVSCGLLPRDFEPEAVTLGKGDSHNGGRSVTVLSSAGGERILFKPHSADGDLLLADLLALVSRYCGENLTGCVPRTLASSWGSWQEFVPALEPTTPGEVSQYFYRFGLLAALLTAIGAGDLHHENVIVRGPSPCVIDTEALLQPGTVEPSSRLGDVLLEAGERSPGSTLMLPMRVREGAFDILLCALGVPWEQVSRKSTFALLDDGTDAVRMARSEVQIDHEANVVRLYGEVVDPVDHIDRITAGYLRMHAALRECQEEVVSLLQQSGSGTFRVVLRPTETYTKLLDASVQLSALRDARQRQGIISVLRDQDYHDDGAVGAREREDLANFDVPAFQIRADGTRLLHHGQPVSRPYFAASPVAAATTSLRRFCQRDPLFHHQVLETSLGELAAGQGRPYPAPLIEGVLEEDPNRCANGILRLLECTAVRGLTDDGMGASWLSHLGHDDLETFELDRVMSFHDLGGLIATLVSRHPGSPLARQARAALSTRLVPQDESAGTPVLSVFAGPMHGWLSDDDTAAVPPGPLALARLCPRPEDIDLITGLSGSILAAASQPDQVDDRLVAALSRLEELLPEVCWERDWYNLAHGEVGALWAQVRARHALGLAVDEPLTKILRGLQGCLEDPRLGASWCAGASGGLIVLSDLHRMGLEAPPSTAGALAARISSQALGEDPVDLSVCHGVSGCIQALLLASETGLVPEGITRAGSLWVEAVSRARCRGTQTGAVGRTTIQGYMLGWGGLLDTMHRLTRGPGTFDAVSLRPRLPAPQHHLIGGPVSPMSAVTPKAA, from the coding sequence ATGACCGCCCCCGCCCTACCAACCACACAGACCCTGACCTCCGCCTTCGACGCCTTCCACCCATTCCTCCAGACCGTCACGAGGCAGGCCCTCCAGCAGACCAGGGCCTCAGCACTGGCTGCCCACCTCATACGCAGCGTCCAGGACAAGGTCCTTGAGGAGGCTTCCCGAATCTGGTTCCGCGCCCTCCTTGAGGAGTTCCACGAGTTCCGTGACAACGCTGGGCTTCCCATGCAGGCTGGATCCCAGGAGGCCCTGCGGCGCTACGCCGCTCACCTGTGCAGGGAGGAGGTCGTCGCAGACCTCCGGCTGCGTTGGCCGACAGCCGACCAGCTCCTGCGCACCCGCGCCTCGATGCACGTCGCCAACGCCTCGCAGCTTGCCCAAGCCTGGGAGGAGGACCGCCAGCACCTGGTTTCCTGCGGGCTCCTCCCACGCGACTTCGAACCGGAAGCCGTCACCTTGGGCAAGGGGGACAGCCACAACGGTGGCCGGTCCGTCACTGTTCTGTCCAGCGCCGGCGGTGAGCGCATTCTGTTCAAACCGCACAGTGCTGACGGAGACCTTCTGCTTGCGGACCTTCTCGCGCTCGTGAGCCGATACTGCGGTGAGAACCTGACTGGCTGCGTCCCCCGTACCCTCGCCAGCTCCTGGGGCAGTTGGCAAGAGTTCGTCCCTGCCCTGGAGCCCACGACGCCCGGCGAGGTGAGTCAGTATTTCTACCGCTTCGGGCTCCTGGCCGCCCTCCTGACCGCCATCGGCGCAGGGGACCTGCACCACGAGAACGTCATCGTGCGTGGGCCCAGTCCGTGCGTCATTGACACCGAGGCGCTCCTTCAGCCCGGCACCGTGGAACCCTCCAGTCGTCTTGGGGACGTCCTCCTCGAGGCGGGCGAGAGGTCTCCAGGTTCCACGCTCATGCTTCCCATGCGAGTGAGGGAGGGAGCCTTCGACATCCTGCTGTGCGCATTGGGGGTTCCCTGGGAGCAGGTCTCCCGGAAGTCGACCTTCGCCCTCCTCGATGACGGCACGGACGCCGTGCGGATGGCCCGCTCCGAGGTGCAGATCGACCATGAGGCCAACGTCGTGCGCCTATACGGCGAGGTTGTCGACCCCGTCGACCACATCGACCGCATCACTGCCGGATACCTGAGGATGCATGCAGCCCTGAGGGAGTGCCAGGAGGAGGTCGTGTCGCTTTTGCAGCAGTCCGGCTCAGGGACGTTCCGTGTCGTGCTGCGCCCTACGGAGACCTACACGAAGCTCCTGGACGCCTCCGTCCAACTGAGCGCGCTCCGCGACGCCCGGCAGCGACAGGGGATTATCTCCGTCCTGCGCGACCAGGACTACCACGACGACGGGGCCGTCGGGGCGCGAGAGCGGGAGGACCTTGCCAATTTCGATGTCCCGGCCTTCCAGATACGGGCCGACGGAACACGACTGCTCCACCATGGCCAGCCGGTATCTCGCCCCTACTTCGCTGCGAGTCCCGTCGCAGCGGCGACCACCTCGCTCCGGCGCTTCTGCCAGCGCGACCCGCTCTTCCACCACCAGGTTCTCGAGACCTCGCTCGGCGAGCTCGCTGCGGGACAAGGACGTCCCTACCCCGCACCTCTCATCGAGGGAGTGCTGGAGGAAGACCCGAACCGCTGCGCGAACGGTATCCTGAGGCTCCTGGAGTGCACGGCGGTGCGGGGGCTGACCGATGATGGTATGGGTGCCTCCTGGCTGTCCCACCTCGGCCACGACGACCTGGAGACTTTTGAACTCGACCGGGTCATGTCGTTCCACGACCTCGGTGGTCTCATCGCTACGCTGGTCTCCAGGCACCCCGGCTCGCCCTTGGCACGGCAGGCACGAGCCGCACTGAGCACCCGGCTGGTGCCCCAGGACGAGTCGGCCGGCACCCCGGTCCTGTCGGTGTTCGCCGGGCCGATGCACGGCTGGCTTTCAGATGACGACACGGCTGCCGTCCCACCTGGCCCCCTCGCGCTCGCCCGCCTGTGCCCACGGCCGGAAGACATCGATCTCATCACGGGCCTGTCTGGCAGCATCCTCGCTGCGGCGAGCCAGCCCGACCAGGTAGATGACCGCCTCGTGGCCGCCCTCAGTCGGCTGGAGGAACTGCTGCCGGAGGTCTGCTGGGAACGGGACTGGTACAACCTCGCCCACGGGGAGGTAGGGGCCCTATGGGCCCAGGTCCGCGCACGCCACGCGCTCGGCCTTGCGGTTGACGAGCCGCTGACCAAGATTCTTCGCGGCCTGCAAGGCTGCCTGGAGGACCCCCGGCTGGGCGCGTCGTGGTGCGCAGGCGCCTCGGGCGGATTGATCGTTCTGTCCGACCTGCACCGGATGGGCCTTGAAGCGCCGCCCTCGACCGCCGGGGCCCTCGCCGCCCGGATCAGCAGCCAGGCTCTGGGAGAGGACCCCGTTGACCTGTCCGTGTGCCACGGGGTGAGCGGTTGCATACAGGCTCTTCTACTGGCCTCAGAGACGGGCCTCGTTCCCGAGGGCATCACCCGGGCCGGCTCACTGTGGGTCGAGGCCGTAAGCCGGGCCCGCTGCCGCGGCACCCAGACCGGCGCGGTCGGCCGCACGACCATCCAGGGCTACATGCTGGGGTGGGGCGGGCTCCTGGACACCATGCACCGGCTCACGCGGGGCCCCGGCACCTTTGACGCAGTGAGCCTGCGCCCCCGTCTGCCCGCCCCGCAGCATCATCTGATCGGAGGCCCCGTTAGCCCAATGTCGGCCGTCACCCCGAAAGCGGCCTGA